Proteins encoded by one window of Camelina sativa cultivar DH55 unplaced genomic scaffold, Cs unpScaffold04946, whole genome shotgun sequence:
- the LOC109131775 gene encoding uncharacterized protein LOC109131775, with amino-acid sequence MVPKGPEWGGGNWEIKTPTDMKSIPKWELAGEVMPYMKNEDGTIPSIVADHIGVYLGCVKGRVNVVEIKEDSLVSKPGGLSLLGKPVSDKPLALPAGESSSLMGLESLGKQNVADEQAKAAEEFKKTMYGAAGDGSSSDEEGVPKTKKLQIRIREKPTSTTVDVNKLKE; translated from the coding sequence GGTGGCAACTGGGAAATCAAGACTCCAACCGACATGAAGAGCATACCTAAGTGGGAGCTTGCTGGGGAAGTAATGCCATATATGAAGAACGAAGATGGAACCATCCCCTCAATAGTAGCTGATCATATTGGTGTATACTTGGGATGTGTCAAAGGTAGAGTTAATGTTGTGGAAATTAAAGAAGACAGCTTAGTTTCTAAACCTGGAGGGCTTAGTTTGTTGGGTAAACCTGTATCGGATAAACCTTTGGCACTTCCTGCTGGTGAATCCAGTTCGTTGATGGGTCTGGAATCCCTTGGAAAACAAAACGTAGCTGATGAACAGGCAAAGGCTGCTGAGGAATTCAAGAAAACAATGTATGGTGCTGCTGGTGATGGCAGCAGCAGTGACGAGGAAGGTGTGCCAAAAACTAAGAAGCTGCAAATTAGAATACGAGAAAAGCCAACATCCACCACTGTGGACGTCAATAAGCTTAAAGAAG